In a genomic window of Amphiprion ocellaris isolate individual 3 ecotype Okinawa chromosome 13, ASM2253959v1, whole genome shotgun sequence:
- the cetn2 gene encoding uncharacterized protein cetn2 has product MATSAKRPPLQGPVPPPRKKTTPKPELTEEQKQEIREAFELFDTDGSGHIDVKELKVAMRALGFEPKKEEIKKMISEVDKDGTGKISFADFLTIMTQKMAEKDSKEEILKAFCLFDDDETGRISFKNLKRVAKELGENLTDEELQEMIDEADRDGDGEVNQQEFLRIMKKTCLY; this is encoded by the exons ATG GCAACCAGTGCCAAGAGGCCGCCTCTGCAGGGTCCAGTGCCCCCTCCTCGCAAGAAGACGACCCCCAAGCCAGAGCTGACTGAGGAGCAGAAGCAGGAGATCAGGGAGGCCTTTGAGCTCTTTGATACCGATGGATCTGGACACATAGATGTAAAGGAGCTCAAG GTTGCAATGAGAGCTCTGGGCTTCGAGCCAAAGAAAGAGGAGATCAAGAAGATGATCAGTGAAGTGGATAAGGACGGCACAGGAAAGATCTCCTTCGCTGACTTCCTCACCATCATGACACAGAAAATG GCTGAGAAGGACTCTAAAGAGGAGATCCTGAAAGCTTTCTGCCTGTTTGATGACGATGAGACGGGGAGGATCTCATTCAAGAATCTAAAGAGAGTAGCCAAAGAGCTGGGAGAGAACCTGACAGATGAAGAGCTGCAG GAAATGATTGATGAAGCAGACagggatggagatggagaagTGAACCAGCAGGAGTTTCTGCGCATTATGAAGAAGACCTGCCTGTACTGA
- the LOC129350355 gene encoding olfactory receptor 4C16-like: MDTHCNLTAIESQAQINSSVFNMVEMVSMCVSCSLNTVLSAPLLLVISRSPSLIRQNRFLLLIHLLFCNNLQQLIWTIKTSLLSFREGISVSQCLIFCAANQACSLVDLFLSTALAVDRVVAIKWPLHYDFMMRTQWRRVTVISIWIFPFVLTSVAMSISLNTIQVSFSLPRCRPLIFTPCLSETSAVVLYSTVATVVVVPLCYLTILGSFCLLCWDMRAELLWTERACVTLTLQAIQIILFSVPVVMDSYLIPGYLHSDALDIATIITYNLGVSLIPLVYGYRSRELQQRIRRAAHMNEVNNESRS, from the exons ATGGACACCCACTGCAATCTGACAGCAATAGAGTCCCAGGCGCAGATCAACTCCAGCGTCTTTAACATGGTTGAGATGGTCAGCATGTGTGTGAGCTGCAGCCTGAACACGGTGCTCAGTGCTCCTTTGCTCCTGGTCATCTCACGCTCCCCATCCCTTATCAGACAGAACCGCTTCCTGCTCCTCATACATCTCCTCTTCTGCAACAACCTCCAG CAGCTCATCTGGACAATCAAAACGAGTCTCTTAAGTTTCAGAGAAGGCATATCTGTGAGCCAGTGTCTGATCTTCTGTGCTGCTAACCAGGCCTGCTCTCTG GTGGACCTCTTCCTCAGTACTGCTCTGGCCGTGGACCGTGTCGTCGCCATCAAGTGGCCTCTGCACTATGATTTCATGATGCGCACACAGTGGAGGAGAGTAACTGTCATATCCATATGGATTTTTCCATTTGTGCTCACCAGCGTGGCTATGTCTATCAGCCTCAACACCATCCAGGTCAGTTTTTCCCTCCCCCGTTGCCGACCTCTCATCTTTACGCCCTGCCTGTCGGAGACGTCTGCTGTGGTACTTTACTCCACCGTGGCCACTGTTGTGGTGGTGCCTCTCTGCTATCTGACCATCCTGGGGAGCTTCTGCCTGCTCTGCTGGGACATGCgtgcagagctgctctggaCTGAGAGAGCTTGCGTGACCCTGACCCTCCAGGCCATTCAGATCATTCTCTTTTCGGTTCCCGTGGTCATGGACAGCTACCTGATCCCTGGTTACCTGCACAGTGACGCTCTGGATATAGCAACCATCATCACCTACAACCTGGGAGTGTCACTCATCCCACTGGTCTATGGATACCGGTCTCGGGAGCTGCAGCAAAGAATACGACGGGCTGCACACATGAACGAAGTCAACAATGAAAGTCGGTCATAA